The following is a genomic window from Lysinibacillus sp. G4S2.
GCATCGTATGATCGTGATTGGACTTGGTGGATTTTTAGGTGCACTAACGAGGTTTTATCTAGGGAAATGTATTGTTCATACATATCCATGGGCAACGTTTTTGATTAATATAACGGGGTCCTTTGCACTTGGCTTTCTATTTGCTTTACAGCTAAGTGATTGGCTTTGGCATTTTATAGGGATTGGTTTTTTAGGAGGCTATACGACTTTTTCAACGTTCGGTTTTGAAGCCTTGCAGCTCTTAGAACAGAAAAAGTGGAGACAGGCTATTATTTATCTATGCTCTACAGTATTATTTGGTATACTTTTCGCAGCACTTGGCTTTCTACTCGTGTAACAGCATTTATGAGGTGATTTTTTGACACAACCATCAAACGAACAATTACAAGCACTCGAAGCTGAAATTGAACAAACATTATATACATTAATCGACCTTGAGCTAGAAGAAAACTTTCCAGAAATGAATACTCATTTTGCACAATTACTTGCAAAAGTACAGGCTGCTCAGTTAATTGATTATAAGCTTGACGTCCTCGTTGACCCTCAAGCATTGCCAACAGAAACATGTATTCTGCTACAAAGTTTAATAGAGGCAAAAGCTAGACCACATAAAAGGCAACGACTCCTCACACATCGAATGATTTTGAAAATATGGCTGCGTAAAAATCAACGTTTTATGAAGGAATTTTTACCACAAATGTTTTAGGCGCCACTCGATTTCTCAAGGGGCGCCTCTTATTAAGAAATATGCCGGAAACCGTCGATAATTTCACAGTTTCCGGCAGTGTAAGACAGATTTTGTGTTGGTTCAAGCATGCTGATCGTGTATTTTTATTGACCTATCATAGATTCTATTTTGCATTTTCATCGGGTTGATGAATTCCGAATATATTGCCTTCGGTATCAATATAGTATCCTTGCCACGCCATTCCTGGTAGCGCATACTTAGGCATTGCGACCTTGCCGCCATTCTCAATAATTTTAGCTTCCGTTATATCATAGTTTTCCACGCCCATTGTACAAGCAAACCCATTTAAAGCTTGGTTTGTTTCCGGAGGAGCACTTTGACGTTGCATTAAAGCACCATTGATTCCAAGTTCATCCTCATTACCAGTCACTGCTCCAAAGTAAGGCATTCCAGCATAATCACTCCAGTCTTGAAATGACCATCCGAATACTTTCCCATAAAACTCCTTCGCTCTTTCCATGTCACTTACATGAATTTCGAAATGAACTAATCTTCCCATGATATCCTCCTAATTATTCAAGAATGAACCATTCTTAAATTAATGACTGTATTCAACTACAATTATTATTATAAGTTAGGAAGGAAAAAAAAATCAATTTTATGAAACCAGAAAATATACCATTCAATTCGCTCCGATTTATCTATGATTAACTATTTTATTAAAATGATTTCACTAATGAAAAGACATCAATCGTATCTTAAAATAGTTAAAATAAAAAGAATCTACTCAACGCCAATAACGACGCCTAAAAAGATATCATGGACAAGCCAACCATTAAAACCCCACGAATCATTTAATCATTGAAAAAAATTGGCCAACTCCCCTCTTCTCAAGTTTTAATGACATATTCATTTAACTAAAATCAGAATAAAGAACATAACGATCACATTGTAAACATTGAAATAAATACCCTTGATGATGCCCATTATTCACGAGGGATTCTGACAACTCTTCATTAGAAAATTCAGTATAGTTTTCAAATTGTTCTGTAATGCCCAACTCCACTAACTCACTCCATCCAACATAGCCAATAAACGCACAATAATCTGAGCAATGGGCCGTCCAATTATTACCTTGCCAACTTACATAACCAGGTGTTCTACACATTATCTCCTCAGTAAAATCAGAATTGACAACATTCTCATTATTGATTAAATATTGCTGGAAAGAACCGTCGTATTTTTTAGCAGCTGCACCACTGTGTATACATGTAGGACAGAGATAATCCACCTCTTCAATAGCGTAAATACCTCCAGTATAATAAACATCTACTTCCTGTTCGCAGCAATCACAAGTTACAATTTCTTCCGCTTCAAAGATTTTAGATTTTAATGGGTCTGGCAAATATTTAAATGCAGGTATGACCGTTTTAATTGTTTTATCCTCTCTAATTTCACGTGGATACAAAGGCTTCACACAATTAGGATTTTCTATGTAATATTTTATTGATCTAAATTTTTTCTGATCTTTCTTGTTCCCTAAATCCATTATAGAAGTGAAAATTTTATAAGCATCTGAATACATTCGAAGCATGCAGTAGATGTCTACGAGTAGCCTTAAATTCCCCTCAGTTTGTTCCTCAAGTTTCAGCTTTTCTTTGAACTCATGCATTTGATTAATACTAACTGGATTTGAAGGGTTGAAATTTTTCCTTACCTCATGCCATTCTTCTAAAATAATTGTAGTCATATCGTAGCTCCTTCTATATTTGAAATAATAGTTTTGACGTTTAATTTTTTATAAAAGAACAGGCGTGTTGATTGGGAAAAAATAGGTTTATTATTGAGCGATATATGGATTTTTTGTTACCATTTTGCTAATATATTTCCATTTTAACTGATTGTAGCGTAGGGCTACTCGACTCCCGTGGGAAAGCGAGACAGACGAGACCTTGCAAGGCAGCTAATGTTTTCTGTGCGAAAGCGAAGCGTCAGCGACAAAGCGAGTAGCCCGTAGCGGAAATCAGCCTTTAAAAATGGTTAATCAACACACCTGATAAAAGAATAATCTTTCATGACTTTACAAATTTCCACATTATATTGCGTATACCATTTGTCTTTGCCGAATTGCTGTGCAACTAGATGTTTTGAATTCTCTTTCCATGCCTGAATAGCCTCAAGTGATTCCCAGTAGGATATAGTAATCCCCTTCCCTTCAGCATTTCTAGCACTTTCTACACGGAGAAAACCAGGCTGCTTTTGTGCTAATTCATCCATTGCTTCTGCCATTTTGGCATAGCCCTCTCCATCCTTATCTGTTCTTTGTGATGTAAAAATTACGGCATAACATGTTTCCATATCATCTACCTCCTCATTATGTTTTATTGTAAACGATAAATACTTTTACTAAAATCAAAATATGGAAATAGATAATTTATTGCAAGCGAATGGAACTTTTTCAGTTTCATTTCATTTTTTACGCGTATACTTGGCTGAATATAGTAAATAGGAGGAAGCTGCCTTGAAAATATTATTAGCAGAAGATGATGCACGACTAAGAAGAAATATCGTTCATATTTTAAAGAAAGAATTTCATAATGTGACAGAGGCGGAAAATGGGCAGGAAGCCCTAGACCATACTCTTATCGAGCAATATGATCTTGTTATTTTAGATTGGATGATGCCGAAGCTTACTGGAATAGAAGTATGTCAGCAACTACGGAACAATGGATTCAATGGGAGTATTTTAATGTTAACAGCAAAGGATGATACTGAAGACATCATTAAAGGGCTTGATAGTGGCGCAGATGATTACATAGTAAAACCATTTAAAATAGAGGAACTGTTAGCAAGAGTTCGCGCATTACTACGAAGAAAAGATAAAGTCATTGAACAGGTTATCGAAATAGATCATTTACAACTGAATGTAGATTCCCGTGTATTTTTGTACAATAATGAAGAAATTGACCTTACTAAAAATGAATTTTCACTTTTAGAATATTTATTTATCAATAAAGGACGTGTACTTACAAGGGAACAGATTTGTATTCATATATGGGGCTACGATTACGATGTTTCGAATAATTCCTTAGATGCTTTGGTCAAACTTGTTCGAAAAAAAATTGATGATGGTCAATCCAAATCACGTCTTCAAAATGTCAGAGGTATTGGCTATAAACTGAGGGAAAATTAATGTTTCAAAAAACGAGAAAAAAATTATCCTATTTGTATGCAACGCTTTACTTTTTATTATTTTCATTATTCGTTATTGTTCTATACTTTTCACTCATTAAATTAATGGAAAATCAGCAAATAAACGAATTAGAAGACTTTTATGTTAAGCAAGAACACGATTTTTTTGAGCACGTCAATGCAAACACAAAAACTTTAAATTATAATCCAAATCGCAATTTTTTTTACTATATTTACACGAAGGATCATAAGTTTGTTCACGGCGACGAATCTTACAAAGGGCTCAAGAAACAGATTGAAAAAGAATTTGGCAATCGCAACCCAAGTGAAGAACTCATACAACATTATGAATGGCAGGAAGAGCATTTTCTTCTTCTAAAAAAGCCAATTTTAAACGACGATACGATAGTCGGATATATTTTCGTTGGTAAATCAGTAACATCACAGCATCACTTTTTCCAAAATGCAAAGTATTTACTAATACTATTAACTTGTATCTCGACAATCTTAATTGGACTACTGAGCTATTATATGGCAGGGAAAGCGATGATCCCTATTCAATGGTCGTTCGATAAACAAAAAAAGTTTGTATCCGATGCCTCTCATGAATTACGAACACCACTAAGTATTTTTTATAGTTCACTTGAAATTTTAGAAATTGAGGAAGCAAAACAATTAAGCCCCTTTGGAAAAGAATTAATTGTAGATTTAAAGGATGAGGCTGAAATAATGAAGGAGCTCATAGAAAAACTGCTGTTCTTAGCAAGACACGATCAGCAGCAGGCTTCCATTCATAAAGAAATAATATCATTATCTACTTTACTCAATAAAGTGAGCTCAAAATTTCAAAAGATTATGCCTCCTGACATACAGTTTTCTACTGAAATTCAAGAAAACATCGAGCTTCTTGGAGATGCTTCAAAAATACAAGAACTGCTTTATATATTATTAGAAAACGCGATAAGATATACAAATAGTGGGAAAATCACACTTACACTGTTAAAAAATCAAAGCTTTGTAAAAATTATTGTTGCTGATAGTGGCATTGGGATGACTGAACAGGAATTGCCTTTAGTGTTTGAGCGATTCTACCGAAGTGATTCTGCTCGTCAACGAAATGGCACTGGTTTAGGTCTTGCCATAGCGAAAGCAATAGTGGAGCAGCATGACGGAAAAATTTATGCAACAAGTAAAGTAGGTAAAGGTACTACATTTCATATTGAATTTCCTATATAAATATAAAGGAATCGAGGCTTTTTAAACAGCCCCGATTCCTTTTAATTATTGCGTGATGTTGAAATATTTACTTTTTTCATGAACTGGCTTATTGTTCTTGCTACTAGTACTAACATGGTAAGCCCTCCAGAAACTACATAAAATATTATAATCAACATATTTTCTGTATCCGTTCCAATTAACACTCCATGAGCAAGTGATATTACCCATGCTGGTAACACAAGAAAGTGAAGTTTTTTCCATAAGGTGCGATTCATCGTTCGAATCCATAAATCAGAAGTCATGAGTACCATTATAAACAAATAAAATGCGATTGTTCCAAGTGCTGATGGTAGAGACTCATATTTTGCCGAAAAAGGGATTAAAATCTCAACTAAACTGTATGGCTTATACTGATCGATTACAAGCACTAACAAATGCCCTATCACAGTGATTAACCCTAGCCATCCCGCATTTTGATGTATCTGATAAATTAAATTTTTATGTGATTTTACAAATGATGATTTTCTCAATAAACCAAATATAATGGAAATTGTAAAATAAAAATACGCTAAAAATCCTAATAATCGAATCCATTCCCATGTGCTTATTAACATTTATCTCACTCCTGTCATCCTCCAATTTGCTACTTGTCCTTCTTTAACAAGATAGCGTGCACTTTGCTGGCAATTTTTTTCGAACCACTGCTGCAGCTCATCTTCCTTCATAAGAAAGCAAAGTTTTGCACCAACCTCCGCATCACATAAAGAGGATGTTACGACTGAAGCTTGTAGCACATCTGTATCAGCAATTTCACCTGTTTGTCCGTTTAATAAATGATGCTTCTTCTTTGTTCCTTGCATCCAACTTCGATAAACTTGATTGGATGTCGCTATGGCACCTGTTTTCATTTTAATGGAGCTAATTTCCTTGTCGATATTCCAGGCATCTGCAACACCGATTGTCCAAGTCTTTTCCCCAGAAGACCACATTTTCATATCCCCTCCTCCGTCTATTAGTCCGAAATCAGAGGATACCTCTTGTTCAAGCCAAATAGCCAATTTTTCAATGGCATACCCTTTGGCAAATCCGCCTAAATCAATTTCCTGTTGTGCTACCTTCATTACTTGCCCATCGCCTAAAAATTGAAATGGTTGATCGGCGATAAAAGATTTGTTTTGAAATGAATTGCTTTTAGCTGTTTCAAATGGGAAAGATTGATTGTAGCCATGCTGTTCTAGTTGCAATTTAAGATATGGTGAAAATAAACCATTTGAAAGTTGATAATAATGATCTGCTTGCACTAAACAATCATATAATAACGAACTAATGCGTAGCGTTTCTCCCATTTTCAAATCATTAAGTTGTGATAATTCGTTGTTTGGTTGAAACCTTGACCACTCTTTCGCTACGTATTGAAGCCATTTCTCTGTTTTTGCTTTCCATGTGAAATGAACACCTTTTGGCATAGCTATATAAAATTCTGTATTCATTATTGGTAAAGTTAGTGTATCCACACGACCAACTCCATTAAGTTCTTTTCGTTTTTCGCTCGCTTTTGACAGGCGCCTGATTTGTCACTTCAAAATTAGTCCAATCAAGCTGCACTAGCTCTTTTTCTCTTTTTGTCATATTGTCCTGATTTACATCCTGACTATTATTTGCGCGTGTCGTTTCGGCTACTGTGGGGCTGTTAATTTGGGTTAAGATCGCTGCGGATAAAAGTATCCCGGACGCTCCTAATACCCACTTTGCCTTTTTCGGATCTTTCATAATACGTCCTCCCTAATTCGTAATTGGCTGGCATACAAATGTTTGATTACTTTCTTGCCATTCAGCTATATAGCCTAAGCCATTCGTTATTGTACTAATCGGTACATATAATTCTTCATTTACATAAAAGGCTTGTGCTGGAGATGGTGTTTTGACGTTATTATCATAGACAACGTTTGTTCCAGCACGGAAAAGTAATTCATTGTCTTGAAATTGGATGGCCAAAATTTTACTTTCTTTATAAAAGGTCGCTTTTGCTCCTAAAACCTGTGCTACTGTTTTCCCTGGTACAAAAAATTCTCCGTCTTTTGGTATCACAGAAAAGTTAAGCTCCTTATTTGTACCTTCTACTTTTAACGTGACCTTTTGAGAGTTCGTAAAAGGTAATACTTCTTTATCCGTGACAACTGTTCGTGTCCAAATATTCCAACTACCTTTTTCACTTACCGCATCTTGAAAATAGTAAGTTTCTTCCCCTTCTTCATCCTCATCGTGCTCGTCATCGTCATCATCATCGTCATGGTCTTTATACTCTTTATGTTCTTTATATTCATGCTTGTCATCATCTGCATGTACGACAACGCCATTTGGTATAAAACTCGCCAATAATAGAACTACAATAAGACCAATTTTTTCCTTTTTCACTTACAACACTCCTTTCCTTTGACTTCATTTTAGGTTTTGAAAATGATAGGAGACTGAATTTATCAAACAAATTTTCACATTTGAAAAAGCCATTTCTATAGACAGATTCCTCTGCACTAAGAAATGGCTTGGTTCATAAAATCTCTTATTTTTATTCTTTTGCATCTTGGTAAACTATCCTACAATTATAAGCTGGGTACTCAAAATTAGAGTAACTTTTTTGATATACTCTTTACAAATATCGCAGTAACTTTTACTGTAAATACATAAATTACTAAGAATCAATTTTGAAAGGAATATATGTCTTAAATGAAGGTAAACATTAAAATTATTGAAAAACTTAAAGAAGAATCATGTACGTTTAACATCCACAAAGTAACGTCTTTTATTCAAGATATTGTATCAACTCTTGAAAAAAGCTCTGACAACTATTTACTAGCAAAGTCTACATCAAAAGACGAACAAGAAAAAGTTCCTTACTCAAACATATTTTATTTGGAATATCTTGAACGAAAAATATTCATTTACACAAATGACACTATATTTGAAACAAAGAGCCCTTTATATAAATTAGAACATGATCTTCCCAATCACTTCTTCAGGATCTCAAAAACTATAATAATCAATATTCATTTTTTAAATAAATTTTCGGTTCAACCTAATAGTAATCTTGAAGCAATTCTCTCGAATAGAGAAAAAGTAATTGTATCAAGAAAATATGTATCCTCTTTAAAAAAAGCACTAACAAGATATTCCAAAAGTCCACTTATGTATTGATTTTTACCACATATGTTTAAACGTATTTCTTTATTCCCTCTTTGATGCCATTATGTATAACATCAAAGGAGGCATAAAAAAATGTATAACAACATTATAGAAATATTTTTAAGAACGCCATTGTGGGTATGGATATTATTATTTATTTTAATAAAAAGAGGCATTGCTATTTCCCAGGAAAGACCAATCCATTTATCTAAAATGTTTTTAGTTCCTTTTATCTTTATGATATGGGGATTTGAAAAAATGATCACTCAATTTTCGTACTTAGAGTTATGTTTAACAAGCTATTTCCTCTCCATACTTCCTGGCACATTAATTGGTTACTTGTTGTATAAAAAATATCAAATTTTTTACAAACAGGAATTAGTAATCATGAGAAAGAAATGCTATCTTCCATTAATCATTATCCTGATTAATTTTATGGTGAAGTATGTTTTAAATGTAACCTTAGGCATCTCTCCGTCATTTTATAATGACATTTCATTTAATATAATTTATTCTGGCATAAGCGGGCTATCTATAGGGCTTTTCTTTGGGGGAATTCTTTATACATATTATGCACAAAAAGAAATCAATTTTGCCTCGGCATAATTGCGTCACCCACTGAAAGAAGTTTATTTTAAAATCATAAAAATTTTGAGAGGAAGACATTTCATTGCAATTAAAAAATAGACTACTTTCAGGTTTAGGAACTGGTGCATTTATTTAAATGCTAGTTTTACTATCGAGGAGAACTATCATCTCTTCAGAAGCTGAGATCATTGGTGTGTTAATAATCTCAGCTTGCGCAGGTATTTTTACAATCATCTTTGAAATTGAAAAAATCAACTATTTGTTTGCGTTAGTCATCCATTTTATCATGATGTTTCTAGTAGTCTTCTCAATATCTTTCTATAACAAGTGGACAGATAATTTTCTAAGTGCAGATTTTCTTGGTAGTTTTTTATTAATCTATCTATTTGCTTGGATCATAACACTGATTAAGACTAAAAAAGATGCGAATGAACTAAATAACTTACTAGAACAGATAAGAAATTTTTAAAATAAAAGAGTGTTTAAAGAGACCCAATCATAATTACCGATATTAATCAGCACATCCAATCTCCTCTCTGAAGGATTAAATGATACAGAAGATCACTCTTTTTGCAGAGTGGTTTTTTGTATTATCTCTCACTATCTCATTCACTCATAGCGATTATCATTCCAACCAATTAGACTATGTTATTAAGCACAGGAACTATTTAAATAAACTTTTAGATCGTGTGACCCTATTACTTATTCGTTCCTCTAATATCATGTGTGTTCCTACATTACGATACCTGATGTTTTTTCAACAGATACATTCAAAGTTGCTATTCCGAAATATAATATAAAATTCCATGACACTCAGATTTTCTTTCTAAATGCTTTCTATAGTTTCATCATTTTTAAAGGTTGCTTTCCTTGTAAACGCACTAACCATTAAACTTACTAAAATATTTACACTTAATGCTAGGAAACCAATGTTAATATCTTGTATGTAAGATGGCCAGCTTGGGAACAGTTTACTTAGATTAGCTCCTGTTGCTGCTTGCCAACCTACAATCGTAACACCCACAACAATCCCAGCAAACACTCCTTGTACAGTTAATGGATTTTTCTTCATAAAGTTACTGACAACTGCTGGTACAAATTGAGTAACTAGACCATATCCCATTAAAAATAATAACGTAATTGCTCCACCACCACTAAAAGTAAAGTAAAGTGCAACAAGTGCAATCACTGGAACTGAATAGCGAGCAATGATAGCAATTTGTTGATCGGTAGTTTGAGGGCGAATAGGTTTTACGACATTTTTCGCAAGCAATGTAGCTGCCGACATCAAAATCAATGAACCTGGAACAATTGCAGTTAATAACCCTGCTGCTCCAATAAAGCCAACGATGACTGGATTAAATGTTTGCGTGGAGATTTTAAATAAAGCTAAATCCACAGCCCCTCCTTCTAACCCAGGAACTTGTAAAATTGCTGCTGCTCCAACAAATAAGATAAATAATAAAAATAATGCATAGATAGGAAGCATAATCGCATTTTTTCTTAGGGCATTTCCACTTTTCGCTGAAAAAGTAGCAACAAATGTATGTGGCCACATATAAAACCCTAATGATGTTAACATGATCGTTGAAATATACCATGAGGCGCTAAAACCTGAGTCTGGGAGTGTTAAAAAACCTGGTTTAACAGCTTCGATTGCTTCCCACATTGGTTGAATCCCGCCATAATAATGAATAGGTAAGTAGATACCAAGGAATAACACCACACCAAGAATAAGAAAATCTTTAATAACAGCTGTCCAAGCCGAGCCATGAATTCCTGAAACCATAACATAAGCAATCATTGCAATTGTGCCAATCCAAATTGTTAATTTCGGATCAATCGCTCCATAGGAAGCTTCAGAAACAATAATGCCAAGACCTTTTAATTGAATGACTAAATAAGGAATTAAAGCTGCTAGCCCTACAATAGCTACAAGTGTGCCGAGAATTTTACTATTATATGCCTTTTCAAAAAAATCAGATTGCGATAGTAGACTATATTTCTTTCCATAAGCCCATATTTTAGGTGTCAACCAGTAAGCAATTACATAGTTCAGCATTGCGATATTGAAAAATGCTACGCCACCCTTTCCGTACATCCAACCACTTACCCCTAAAAATGCATTAGTTGTATAAATTTCACCAGCCATTAATAAGAAGATGAAGATAGAACCAAATCCACGGCCTCCAACACTCCATTGTTCTAGGCTCATATCTTTACCTCTACTCGCCATAATGCCTAAAAATAAAGCAATACCTAAGAAAATTGCAATGATTCCAACTGAAATTATCATATTATTCCGTCTCCTCTTTTGCACTAGGATTTATACGATGAACGATAAACATTAACCCTGTTCCTAAAAAGATCCATAAAACCATCCAAAATAATAAAAACGGAAGACCTAAGACATATGGTTCGGCACTTTTAATAAAGGGAACTCCAAAAGGCATTCCAAAATAAGCAATGAACGTGAGTAAATAGCAGAGCCTTTTTTGTGTCATTTTTCTTATCTCCTTTGTATTCAATGAATTTTATTCATTTATTAATTGCTGGAATCCATTATCAATAAATAGACTATTTATATCTCTTTTATCAGGAGTAAAATGAACTTGTTTTTCAGTATCTAGAAAATCAATTGTGTATTGTACAGTAGCCGCCACACCTAGCTTTAAAGCATCTTCATCTAAATCAAAGAAAACATTATGGTGTTCAGCCCCAATCCCTTCTTCGAGGTTTTGTATGCCAACGAATGCAAACACACCTGGGAAGTATTTTTCGTAAAACGCAAATGATTCTGATGCCATCCAAGCGGGGATTGAATGTAATGCATCTGTACCAATTGCATTTTTCACTGCATCCATTGCAATTTGTGCACAATCTTGTTGATTGTAGACAATTAAATCCGATTCTTTCGGTTCTATAATAAATTCATAGATGCAATTATGCAGGTCACAGACTTTTTCAAGAATTCTCTTAAATTCTTTTGCTGCATGGGCACCTTGATCAACATCTAAATATCTGACTGTTCCTGAAAACTGTAAACTTTCTGGAATAATGTTTGCTGCGGAACCTGAAATAATCGTTCCAATTGAATAGGTAATTGTTTTAAAAGGATCTAAGGTATTTAACCGCATCGCTTTTAAATTGTTATAAAAATCGGTAAAGCAATCTAATGGAGAAACTGACAAATCTGGTCTTGAACCATGTCCACTTTTTCCTTTTATTAAGACATTGAATACAAACGAAGCGGCCATTCTTGGGCCTGGATCAACAGATATTTTCCCAGTCGGAAGATCAGATTTTAAATGAATACCCCAAATTCCGTCTCCTCCGATTTCGTGTAATCGTTTACAGAGATTATAAATTCCTCCGCCCATTTCTTCCCCTTGTTCAAATGCGACAAGCACTCTTCCTTTGATTTTGTCTTTGTGTTGGGTCAAAATTTTCGCTGCACCTAAAAGCATCGCCGTATGTCCATCATGTCCACAAGTATGAGCAGCTTGGTCAGTCTCAGAAAATACCACTTTTTTCTTTTTTAAATTATTTTCCTCTTCCTTCATCGGCAATGCATCTAGATCTGCCCTAAGAATTAAAGTTTTTCCCGCTTGATTCCCTTGAATATAACCAATAATTCCACCATCAGAGACAATTTCGTAATTAATGCCTAATTTAGTTAACTCGTCTGTCACCACTTTCATTGTCCGTACTTCTTGTAATCCGATTTCAGGGTGTCTATGGAGATCTCTTCTTATATCAATTACATAATCTTCTACTTCTTTTGCAGCTTTTAATGCATCAAGCTCAAATTCGATTGTTTTCATTTTCTATACACCTCTTCTAATTGGTTTTTAGATTCGATATCTTGAAATTCTAAAGCGATTCTTTCAAGTGCTTCTTTTATAAGGGATCTCGGTGAAGGGATACAGATT
Proteins encoded in this region:
- a CDS encoding ferric reductase-like transmembrane domain-containing protein; this encodes MLISTWEWIRLLGFLAYFYFTISIIFGLLRKSSFVKSHKNLIYQIHQNAGWLGLITVIGHLLVLVIDQYKPYSLVEILIPFSAKYESLPSALGTIAFYLFIMVLMTSDLWIRTMNRTLWKKLHFLVLPAWVISLAHGVLIGTDTENMLIIIFYVVSGGLTMLVLVARTISQFMKKVNISTSRNN
- a CDS encoding VOC family protein, with product MGRLVHFEIHVSDMERAKEFYGKVFGWSFQDWSDYAGMPYFGAVTGNEDELGINGALMQRQSAPPETNQALNGFACTMGVENYDITEAKIIENGGKVAMPKYALPGMAWQGYYIDTEGNIFGIHQPDENAK
- a CDS encoding FAD:protein FMN transferase yields the protein MDTLTLPIMNTEFYIAMPKGVHFTWKAKTEKWLQYVAKEWSRFQPNNELSQLNDLKMGETLRISSLLYDCLVQADHYYQLSNGLFSPYLKLQLEQHGYNQSFPFETAKSNSFQNKSFIADQPFQFLGDGQVMKVAQQEIDLGGFAKGYAIEKLAIWLEQEVSSDFGLIDGGGDMKMWSSGEKTWTIGVADAWNIDKEISSIKMKTGAIATSNQVYRSWMQGTKKKHHLLNGQTGEIADTDVLQASVVTSSLCDAEVGAKLCFLMKEDELQQWFEKNCQQSARYLVKEGQVANWRMTGVR
- a CDS encoding DUF6622 family protein, encoding MYNNIIEIFLRTPLWVWILLFILIKRGIAISQERPIHLSKMFLVPFIFMIWGFEKMITQFSYLELCLTSYFLSILPGTLIGYLLYKKYQIFYKQELVIMRKKCYLPLIIILINFMVKYVLNVTLGISPSFYNDISFNIIYSGISGLSIGLFFGGILYTYYAQKEINFASA
- a CDS encoding DUF3021 family protein, with the translated sequence MLVLLSRRTIISSEAEIIGVLIISACAGIFTIIFEIEKINYLFALVIHFIMMFLVVFSISFYNKWTDNFLSADFLGSFLLIYLFAWIITLIKTKKDANELNNLLEQIRNF
- a CDS encoding copper amine oxidase N-terminal domain-containing protein gives rise to the protein MKKEKIGLIVVLLLASFIPNGVVVHADDDKHEYKEHKEYKDHDDDDDDDEHDEDEEGEETYYFQDAVSEKGSWNIWTRTVVTDKEVLPFTNSQKVTLKVEGTNKELNFSVIPKDGEFFVPGKTVAQVLGAKATFYKESKILAIQFQDNELLFRAGTNVVYDNNVKTPSPAQAFYVNEELYVPISTITNGLGYIAEWQESNQTFVCQPITN
- a CDS encoding antibiotic biosynthesis monooxygenase gives rise to the protein METCYAVIFTSQRTDKDGEGYAKMAEAMDELAQKQPGFLRVESARNAEGKGITISYWESLEAIQAWKENSKHLVAQQFGKDKWYTQYNVEICKVMKDYSFIRCVD
- a CDS encoding HAMP domain-containing sensor histidine kinase: MFQKTRKKLSYLYATLYFLLFSLFVIVLYFSLIKLMENQQINELEDFYVKQEHDFFEHVNANTKTLNYNPNRNFFYYIYTKDHKFVHGDESYKGLKKQIEKEFGNRNPSEELIQHYEWQEEHFLLLKKPILNDDTIVGYIFVGKSVTSQHHFFQNAKYLLILLTCISTILIGLLSYYMAGKAMIPIQWSFDKQKKFVSDASHELRTPLSIFYSSLEILEIEEAKQLSPFGKELIVDLKDEAEIMKELIEKLLFLARHDQQQASIHKEIISLSTLLNKVSSKFQKIMPPDIQFSTEIQENIELLGDASKIQELLYILLENAIRYTNSGKITLTLLKNQSFVKIIVADSGIGMTEQELPLVFERFYRSDSARQRNGTGLGLAIAKAIVEQHDGKIYATSKVGKGTTFHIEFPI
- a CDS encoding response regulator transcription factor translates to MKILLAEDDARLRRNIVHILKKEFHNVTEAENGQEALDHTLIEQYDLVILDWMMPKLTGIEVCQQLRNNGFNGSILMLTAKDDTEDIIKGLDSGADDYIVKPFKIEELLARVRALLRRKDKVIEQVIEIDHLQLNVDSRVFLYNNEEIDLTKNEFSLLEYLFINKGRVLTREQICIHIWGYDYDVSNNSLDALVKLVRKKIDDGQSKSRLQNVRGIGYKLREN
- the crcB gene encoding fluoride efflux transporter CrcB, with the protein product MIVIGLGGFLGALTRFYLGKCIVHTYPWATFLINITGSFALGFLFALQLSDWLWHFIGIGFLGGYTTFSTFGFEALQLLEQKKWRQAIIYLCSTVLFGILFAALGFLLV
- a CDS encoding CbrC family protein — translated: MTTIILEEWHEVRKNFNPSNPVSINQMHEFKEKLKLEEQTEGNLRLLVDIYCMLRMYSDAYKIFTSIMDLGNKKDQKKFRSIKYYIENPNCVKPLYPREIREDKTIKTVIPAFKYLPDPLKSKIFEAEEIVTCDCCEQEVDVYYTGGIYAIEEVDYLCPTCIHSGAAAKKYDGSFQQYLINNENVVNSDFTEEIMCRTPGYVSWQGNNWTAHCSDYCAFIGYVGWSELVELGITEQFENYTEFSNEELSESLVNNGHHQGYLFQCLQCDRYVLYSDFS
- a CDS encoding LytTR family DNA-binding domain-containing protein produces the protein MKVNIKIIEKLKEESCTFNIHKVTSFIQDIVSTLEKSSDNYLLAKSTSKDEQEKVPYSNIFYLEYLERKIFIYTNDTIFETKSPLYKLEHDLPNHFFRISKTIIINIHFLNKFSVQPNSNLEAILSNREKVIVSRKYVSSLKKALTRYSKSPLMY